In the Theobroma cacao cultivar B97-61/B2 chromosome 1, Criollo_cocoa_genome_V2, whole genome shotgun sequence genome, one interval contains:
- the LOC18613298 gene encoding EKC/KEOPS complex subunit bud32, whose translation MEMDTTTGAENGSLILVKQGAEARVFESVFVGKRSIIKERFSKKYRHPSLDSKLTLKRLNAEARCMTKARRLGVSTPVLYAVDTVLHTLTFEYVEGPSVKDVFLEFGVSGVVQERLDDIATQIGDAIGKLHDGGLIHGDLTTSNMLIRNGANQLVLIDFGLSFTSTLPEDKAVDLYVLERALISMHSSCGNVMDLILAAYKKSSKQWSSTFNKLAQVRQRGRKRTMVG comes from the exons ATGGAGATGGATACGACGACAGGTGCTGAAAATGGCTCCCTCATTCTGGTTAAGCAAGGTGCCGAAGCT AGAGTTTTCGAGTCAGTATTCGTGGGAAAAAGGTCCATCATCAAAGAACGTTTCTCCAAGAAATACAGGCATCCTTCTCTTGATTCTAAACTCACTCTCAAGCGCTTAAACGCG GAGGCCAGGTGCATGACGAAGGCTCGCCGACTGGGTGTTTCGACGCCGGTTCTTTACGCCGTGGACACGGTGCTCCATACTCTGACATTTGAGTACGTGGAAGGTCCTTCCGTTAAAGATGTTTTCCTTGAATTCGGAGTTAGTGGCGTCGTTCAAGAACGTTTAGATGATATAGCCACTCAGATTGGCGACGCAATTGGCAAACTCCACGATGGTGGCCTTATTCACGGTGACCTCACCACGTCAAACATGTTAATCAGAAATGGAGCTAATCAGCTT GTCCTGATTGATTTTGGTCTGAGCTTTACGTCAACGCTCCCAGAAGACAAAGCTGTTGACTTGTATGTTCTGGAGCGAGCCTTGATTTCCATGCATTCTTCGTGTGGGAATGTG atGGATCTTATACTTGCTGCATACAAGAAGTCATCAAAGCAGTGGTCTTCCACATTCAACAAGCTTGCTCAAG TGCGACAAAGGGGCAGAAAGCGCACCATGGTTGGATGA